From Malaya genurostris strain Urasoe2022 chromosome 2, Malgen_1.1, whole genome shotgun sequence:
aagaatctaatttgagtgtcctgtctgttagtctgtgtcccACGTGAGCTTacgtagagtgcctataaccagagtgacgacatctcatccgtaatgctgacaacaattaaaaacattccattagctttacattgatttgacaggtcgtttgctcatttggaactggtagctttcattccaaacgaacagctgtcgccactctgattatagtcactctaagcTTACGAAGTCAACATTTTGAAAGTATATGCGATAGAATCTATGTAATGTTAATTCCGATTGTTGATGGATTTCGATTTGATTGTGAATACCAGCACGGTTATAAGGCTGTGGCGCTCCAGCAAGTGCAATCGTAGCCTACATCTGGgtcatttggtgggcaatcagagcgctcagagtataGTAAACAAACAATACACTCAAAAAAGAAATCACGTTAATTCTACTTGAAAACATACATGAATCTCATCCACCcaacatttcacataaattctaTGGGGTAGATAAATGAATTGTATCGGATTGTTCATATATCATGCATCTTATTCAATAGGTAAATAATATATCACTTGTCCGTTGGATACAACGtgattttcatatgttttaACAGAAACTCAGTTAAAACTAACATTAAAAAAGCATTTATTTGCAGAATGCATTTCTAACGGATCGCTtgttattttacatctatttACATATTAATGGTTACATCATATACCTTAacgaatagtaactcaatgaaattaaacttatacttaaCTCTAAGTATAAACTTATTATCTACATTTAAAACTATTGTTGGTCGTCGATTAAAATAATCAATACCAGTAATAATGAACCTGATGTTTCAAACGCGACATAGTGCTCATTTTGACCAATGACTACCCATAATTgcaaaatcaagtgaaataTTTCATCTAACGATAAAATCTCTGATTTTATAGAGTACAGCTTgatccaataaaaaaattatgacaAACTGTCCTATTTTGTAGTTAATTCCTTTGTAAACAATAGAGTCGGCGGTACCGACAGAAGTTTTTCTATTTAggatttctgaaaatataaatcaattaatcaaaaattcttacttcaaacttgaattacattttgttttctcaCGGAAATTATaagatcgaaaatattttcgtatGCTGTTGGTTCTAAATACTTCCGGAGATCAAGAGCTCGAACAAGCCAATATCGCATTCTACTAAAACTAAGCGCAAAATTGTATATTGAGTACTACACTAGTTTTGAAACTGTAGAAGCAACGTCTGGGCATTACATtcgtttcgtggaatttggcctttctgtttcaacagacttcgcagccgattcttattgtatataatcattgcatggctagtactatggatcctactgacactaagaatccttccaggtcagggctgtTTTGAAACTTTACTTACCTTTAAAAACTTCCAATAACGAATGCATTATGTTCAAGCCTGCCACTAACATGTCAGCCATTTtgagatttgaaattttcatagagCAATTCACTTAAACTTCGATCATGGGACTCTCCATTTGAAGATTATGTGAAAATCACAtagcttgtacttggtttccagATGTTATTCATAGACATCACGTAGAATATCAAATATAAATGAAGCACTGCATTTACGTGAGTAATCCCATAAAACTaatgtgatttattttttgagtgtagAGCATTTCAAATCCAGTAGTCctaatttccttatcgtagatataatattctgatcgataatttgtgaGGGAGTATGGTAAAGGGTACTGAAAAAAGTAGCAATATCCAGTtatttgttagccattcttcatcATTGTTTTAGTCTTTGCAGAAGAATGTTGACCAAAGTTACATGACTTCCTAACAGGGTATAGCAGGTGAATACagatatatacagattttttattcagagtaatacagattttatataaaaatatctgACATCTCTGCACGGCAACTCGTCGAGCAGATATGCCATTTATACATATTTATCTGTATAATGTGcacatacagatttcatacagagtaaaaatttcattcaaatctcccaaattttatacagattcttACAGATAGCACAATTATGATAGAGATAGTGAATCTTTTTGGAAAATTCGGAAATTATACATTCACACTTCCTTGCGCTAACTGTAAACTTAAATGGAATCCCACGCCTTATTTCTATTGTACCAGACGGAATAATTTGCTGTCAACGAGCtgatgtttatgcctattcattcgaatTTGTTAAGTGTCGGCGACTGAGACAGAAAAATAGATTTAGCAAAACGTAAAGCGTTTGAAACAAAGTAAgcgaaacttcaaatgactatgtCTGATTTTGcgtattaatcgattattaggTATTTGATTAATAAGAGTAGTCGATTAGTGTAATCGATTACTATTAGGCATTATATTCACgcttacactgataaaaatatgggatgtaaaattatatgaaataCACTACCATTCGCGCTTACTGTTCATTAAATGAAAATCATGTGAATGAcaaatacattttaataaacataACTTTATATTTTCATGTGAAATACCATTGAATGTTACTACAGTAAACGGAATGAATCTTCATTGATGTGACATGAACTTTATGTATGATGATTTGCATTTGAATATGTTTCCATACGAATttgtaatggattgttttgaaatgcataaaaaaattaatttgaattgtatcagaataaaaaatttatttcatgtgTTCCACAATTGTGATATATTGGGCTAatcttgaatttaaaaataattcatGTTTAATATGAACATGAAGGATACGCATTTTGATTAGTGTGCACAGAAGCAGTTCTAATATAAAAACTAAACAATCTGCTCGTCTGCTTGTATGCACAGTAATCAACAAAAATGTTGAATGTttctaatttgaattttattgaaTTACATGTTCTTCATACATTTATACATTACATGATCATATTCATTAATTACATTTCGCTGATGTCATCTACATAGTTGTACTTTTTTCGATAATATACTTTATTTTTAATAGAATGCACTGTTATTGGGGAACCGTCAAAATCTTTTAAAGGAAGCACTTTGAAAAGTTCAATACGTCGTATGACTTCGAAAGCAAGAAAATGTTCATCAAACTGACCACATTCCCACAACTGGCAAACAATATAAATGTTATCTGTGATTTTTAAAATCTCAACGATTTCTAACAATTCAGTCACGCAATTCAATGTAGTCGTAAGATATAAACCATTTCTGTATCTTGTGCCGTATATTTTGCAAGAATATGTAGAAAAGATATTATCAGAATCAATATTTATGCAGTTACTCATGACCAGAtttttgaaatatgatctatttttaaaaataatatgctCAAACGATGTTTCGAAATcacttttgaagaaattattattgTAAGCATCGTGAGAAAATTGTAAACAAGCCTTAACACAAATCGTATAGCAAATGTTTTTTCTGGACGATGTGACATGAGCATATTGcttgaaaattttatgcttGGCTTCCTGTCTAAAAGTCATCATTTTTGAGATTGGTCCACTTTTCAAAATGACAGAAGCGTAATGTACAGAAAAATGATGTTTAGGTTTCAGAACCTCTCCGAAAATTTCTTGATAAAGCAAGTTATGTTTGTGTACACAtgctttcaatttttcaatatccGATAGAGAAAACGACGGAGCCAATACTAACTCTACCAGTACTACTAATAATTTTGCGTATTCCCATACAGGATCACCAAATGGGACGAAAGGGCCTACTATAAACgtgaaatagtaacaaaaagtACGCATTTCActagccgttgttctaaatctaATGGTTTTTTTCTTGTTAACTGAATCATACACATAATCAAAATCAGGCATTCGTGCTAGTGACTCTTCAATTGCATGCTTACTAATTGCTCTGCGACTAGCATTTAGCTGCGAGATTGTCAAAAAGCTCTTACTAAATACAATGTAATTCAACACATTAGTAAAACCATATTTCAGAATACCATTACTAAAATAATCGTGCATAGCATCTACTGTCTGATTTAGTATTACGTGGAAAGAAGGTAGTTTATTAAATTCAGATTCTCCTTTTATCCCAGTGCATTTCAAATCATTAATCTTTACATCCTCTTCATAATTTTCGATTGTGCGAAGTTCAACGATATATTCGTCGCAATCATGCTCCATTAAGTCTCTATGCCGCTTACAAAATCTACAgtaaaaattcgcattaaagcTATTCGAAAACATAAGCATTGTGTGGATGCCTAAATTATCTCCTTGAACTAGTACTAAAACAAATTTAACCATACGTGTTTGACCCTCCGTTGTTATCTCTACGCCATTTTCTTCAATTCTCTTGAATTTATCGACTATGCTAGCAATTAACGCATTGACTCCTAGTTTACTGATTGTCACTTTTTTCATTACGCCAGCTACAAATATGTTTGACAGTTTACTCGAATACTCAATAGGTGTCGTTAAACAGGTATAGTACATCCCGCAAACTACATCTCTTTTGTTGTGGGAGCTTAAATTATCATTAATCTCGAACTCGTCAGTGTAAAAAGACAATGGTAGCACTGTATCATGCGGATATTTCATTTTGACTCTTTTCCATGTTGAACCGTTAACGAAATTCGATATTCTGCCTGACTTTTCTAGTTCACACATGTATTGCACTGTCTTATTGAATACATTGTACGATTCAAAGTATGTTTTCAACTGAAATTCTATATCTGTAATAGCTGTATAATGTGTTTTCATTTCATCGGTTTTCAATTGATGTATGATAGGCGGTTTATATAAGTTATTCATTTCTAAGTAGCTGATAAATTTATAGTCGCTGTCAATACTATCAAACGAATGTActaatttttctataaaattttgcAGTTCAAGTGCTGATTCGTCGTTTTCAAATAATATTGGTAACTTCCTTAAACAGTTAGCTATATTTGTGTGTATCTCTTGCACATTTGCTACAATACTTTTTACATCAGACCTTGTCAAATTGTTCCTTTTATGtaaattcaacaaaaaattcAATATAATTGATGGAACGGTTTCATCGGCCAAGTGCGAGCTATTTACGTCGTGTTCATTCGTGTTTTTCATGCTTTCATTCGAATGACATGTCAAATAATGATTTACGTCAGCGTTTATAAAGGATTTCTCACAACAGATTGGCGAGTGATCgatgaatttgtgattaaaaacATGGCGCTTGAACGagtaaaattttagaaaaactaGATCAcaactattatatgtacatgtaaTGCGGTAGTTATTCGGAATGCGATGCTCGTTTTTTAAATGTTCGATATATGTTGTAGCTACATTGAAGCACCTCGTACATGCTCCtacaaaacaatttattttaggTGTAGCAGGTGTCTGAGAGTAACTCCAACTCCTTGATGCTTGCATTACACTCGGGTCATCGAATCTCTGTAAGATATAGAAAGAAAAATGATATGTTGTtactttgaatttttgtttctgaaaatatTTCGGTTATTATTCACTTTTTATCAGCTGCTAATTCTAGACGAGAATTAATTCTTATACGAGATAAAAGAAAAACCACTTTTTTGTTGTATAAATTCCATGCGAGCAGCGAATTATCCGGAATTTCTTGTAAAATGAAGTTTAATAGGTGAGTATTATACATATACAAAACCATAAAATGAGCATTAGGTGAAAGTTTAATTTCCTTGCATGGCACAACTACTTCAATCAACTCCTAAAACAAAACTTGGTTATATGAAAGAGAATTTCATTTGTAACATATTTTCTTAGTACTATGATATTTGAATAGCTTTTGGTTCACTGATACACCGATTATGAATGAAAAAGTATGCCATATTATTGCTGGAATCATGTCAAGTGTCGTACAATCCGAAATTTTATTAATCAAGACAATTTTTCTTGTTTAGGTATGCTTGCAATTTTTGAACGGATGCATATTTTTCCGGGCGTTTCATATCGTATATATAAACAGATATAAATAACCAGACAAGATTCGATATTCTAGAATGCTTTAGTCCCAAAACGGCCGTGAATTTAATCATAACATCGACAGCTCTTGCAACAGTTGGTAGCGTATAGTAAATGTTGTCATAGTAAACTCTAAACACACCAGTGaggtttttgcagttttttccaaaaaaaattaactttggtGAAACAGGAAGTCCAAAATCCTGATAGCGCTTGTAAACTGCGTACAATTTTATGTTGGCATCTTTATCAGAAGCGGCAAATAATATAGACTCCTCCAATGCAGTAACAACTGTTGGTTTGTAATTGCCGGTCACTTTATGCGGATGCAGCACACAATTCAGCAGCTGTATGAGTGCGCAAAATCTCGCatctgaaaaaataaataataaatttagtACAACAATAAGTGTAGAGATAACGTTatattatatattcactaaagtTAAATGATAATCAACTTAGGAATCCAACAACAATTACGACACATGGGCAAACGGTACAAGAATTCAAAATATCAGCATAACTTCGTGAGAATCTAACCGGCAGTATAAACAATAACATTAGTtggtgaaaataacaataacctGGAGCTTGAACCACTGGAGCAGTTATCCAACGGAATCAGTCTAGATTTAACCATTGTAGCAAATAGTCATAAGTAGTGATAAGTTCGTGatagaaataaaataatgttttaaaaagtAATTTAGTGTAGCAAAATAATTAACTCCAATTCATTCAAAGTGTCTGTTGATCTAAtatctatttttttctatttcaaaatttgattttcgaaatGGATTTATTCAGCATaacattttgtaaaattattcTTAAGGGAAAGTACtacgagcataatacaatataatacctTCATTCAAATTTGTGTCGCGAAGACATTCTCGTAATTCATAAAAGAAATCACTGGTAATTTTCTGTTCAATATATCCATGAATAGAATTGATCACTTTCGACCATTTAGTCATACCATCACTATCTCCAAGTCTCATCAATTGAAAATCGATGTCAATCTAtaaaagaaaagaaattttacATATAAATGTCTTATAAAAAtcacgttttattttatttaccaGCTGATAACCAAACTCTGAAGTAATTAGTTTCCATAAATCGATTTGAATCAGTTTTTCAATGGCCATAGGCTTAGCGATAAATGTTTTACGGGCGGAAAAACTGTCAGTCCACTTGTCAATTACTGTAGACCACGGTAAATAATTATGCGTAAGCCATCTAAGGGCTTCACCAACACTGTTCTGAATATTTTCAGTATCATTGTCGCACTGGTGATTTGATTTGAACCGTTTTGAATATTCATTTTCTTCTCTTATTCGTTTTCTTTGCTTCGTTTTGATTGTGttaattttattatatattttacCACCCGGATTTTTTTTGTCACCCCCTTTTGGTAAGTAATAGGACTCCTTTAATAATTAGATTAGCTTAAAAAATAATTGTGTGGACAAAAGCAAAAGTAGAAAAAGTACCTCATTTTCGTACTTGAATAGTGTTTCGATAGCTCGTGTATATAATTTCAAATCCGAATCATGGAGTTTGCTCCTATTTGAAATATTCAGTTTGCTCCTATTTGAGATATTCAGCGACAATTTGGGCCAACTCCAACTGTCTGCGGTCGGATAATTGTCCCAGAGTTGCACTTTTCAATATTTCTTGCCCAAGTAAAGTTTGTTTTAAAATGCGATGTAGGACTTGCGAATTGAAGGTTTCGTTACTAGAGACATCCAAATCATTTTCTTGGTTTGAATCAAAACCTTGTTTGTCGCAAATGACTTCAATTAATGAATCCTTGGAGGAGAAATATAGAAAGAATTATTTGTTTAATTTGCACAGTACATTTCAATTTTATGTATTTGTAAACAAGGAACCTTTCAAAAAGAATAACAATCGAGAATCTATAATAGGTAACCCAAACTACAAAGCTGAGCACGATAACTGAACTAAGAATAGGTAATCATATAACGAAATTActataattattgttattattattatcatcattattattttatatattttttttccaatattaATTATATTATCATCAGCATTATTATTTCTATTTTAATCATTATTAATATTACTATCAACATCATCATTGTTAGTATTCGTATCATCCTTAGTATTGGTATTTTAtattaatgtttttattattaaatttaaacgaatgttttataaattataattacATAGAgaatttattgaattaaaaaatgaattttgtgaTGCATATCGATAGAGATTAAAAGCCATACTATCCAGAACTACGGTTTATTTTATCGTTGTGTATCTCCGTGAATGTTTATGTGAGAATAGAAACTTTATGTACAAATTTGATGTATTACAAAAAAGTCTATGGCATTTTTAAGTGGTCTGCCGCTTTATCAGTTACCAACATATTGCAAATACAGGGAGTAAACATTCTAAAGTATGAACCAACTAATAAACCAAACAAGCCAGCACAAACCATCATGACTTTTATAGGGCGGTCAAACCCACACAGTCTCTCCAAATTTTTCACAAATCTACTAAATCTTTTTTGATACGAGTCGGAATtcgacaaagtttagagtgacaGATACATAATCCAACAGATTTCAACACTTATGCAAACGAAGAAACAAAACCCACGAATTTAATTAAAATAGTTTATGTTTCGTAACAGGTTTCGTAATCATATGAACAAAAGTAATGATTTATTGTGGCTGTATGAGCATGTTTCTATATGAATTTTCAGTTGTAAAAGCATCCAATGTCAACCGGGAAAGCGATATATTGTTCCAAATTTTTTCGAAGAACACAACAACATACGAATATATTCATTcatattcatttaaaatatttcttATT
This genomic window contains:
- the LOC131431581 gene encoding uncharacterized protein LOC131431581 isoform X2, with protein sequence MDAQDQFFIPDAVRNVLIQYGITENDAPAIIQFISTGTGRNESQLDSSIDHNASKEFQSGSVALVSANKANYGSLSSRNSQRFDDPSVMQASRSWSYSQTPATPKINCFVGACTRCFNVATTYIEHLKNEHRIPNNYRITCTYNSCDLVFLKFYSFKRHVFNHKFIDHSPICCEKSFINADVNHYLTCHSNESMKNTNEHDVNSSHLADETVPSIILNFLLNLHKRNNLTRSDVKSIVANVQEIHTNIANCLRKLPILFENDESALELQNFIEKLVHSFDSIDSDYKFISYLEMNNLYKPPIIHQLKTDEMKTHYTAITDIEFQLKTYFESYNVFNKTVQYMCELEKSGRISNFVNGSTWKRVKMKYPHDTVLPLSFYTDEFEINDNLSSHNKRDVVCGMYYTCLTTPIEYSSKLSNIFVAGVMKKVTISKLGVNALIASIVDKFKRIEENGVEITTEGQTRMVKFVLVLVQGDNLGIHTMLMFSNSFNANFYCRFCKRHRDLMEHDCDEYIVELRTIENYEEDVKINDLKCTGIKGESEFNKLPSFHVILNQTVDAMHDYFSNGILKYGFTNVLNYIVFSKSFLTISQLNASRRAISKHAIEESLARMPDFDYVYDSVNKKKTIRFRTTASEMRTFCYYFTFIVGPFVPFGDPVWEYAKLLVVLVELVLAPSFSLSDIEKLKACVHKHNLLYQEIFGEVLKPKHHFSVHYASVILKSGPISKMMTFRQEAKHKIFKQYAHVTSSRKNICYTICVKACLQFSHDAYNNNFFKSDFETSFEHIIFKNRSYFKNLVMSNCINIDSDNIFSTYSCKIYGTRYRNGLYLTTTLNCVTELLEIVEILKITDNIYIVCQLWECGQFDEHFLAFEVIRRIELFKVLPLKDFDGSPITVHSIKNKVYYRKKYNYVDDISEM
- the LOC131431581 gene encoding uncharacterized protein LOC131431581 isoform X3, yielding MDAQDQFFIPDAVRNVLIQYGITENDAPAIIQFISTGTGRNESQRFDDPSVMQASRSWSYSQTPATPKINCFVGACTRCFNVATTYIEHLKNEHRIPNNYRITCTYNSCDLVFLKFYSFKRHVFNHKFIDHSPICCEKSFINADVNHYLTCHSNESMKNTNEHDVNSSHLADETVPSIILNFLLNLHKRNNLTRSDVKSIVANVQEIHTNIANCLRKLPILFENDESALELQNFIEKLVHSFDSIDSDYKFISYLEMNNLYKPPIIHQLKTDEMKTHYTAITDIEFQLKTYFESYNVFNKTVQYMCELEKSGRISNFVNGSTWKRVKMKYPHDTVLPLSFYTDEFEINDNLSSHNKRDVVCGMYYTCLTTPIEYSSKLSNIFVAGVMKKVTISKLGVNALIASIVDKFKRIEENGVEITTEGQTRMVKFVLVLVQGDNLGIHTMLMFSNSFNANFYCRFCKRHRDLMEHDCDEYIVELRTIENYEEDVKINDLKCTGIKGESEFNKLPSFHVILNQTVDAMHDYFSNGILKYGFTNVLNYIVFSKSFLTISQLNASRRAISKHAIEESLARMPDFDYVYDSVNKKKTIRFRTTASEMRTFCYYFTFIVGPFVPFGDPVWEYAKLLVVLVELVLAPSFSLSDIEKLKACVHKHNLLYQEIFGEVLKPKHHFSVHYASVILKSGPISKMMTFRQEAKHKIFKQYAHVTSSRKNICYTICVKACLQFSHDAYNNNFFKSDFETSFEHIIFKNRSYFKNLVMSNCINIDSDNIFSTYSCKIYGTRYRNGLYLTTTLNCVTELLEIVEILKITDNIYIVCQLWECGQFDEHFLAFEVIRRIELFKVLPLKDFDGSPITVHSIKNKVYYRKKYNYVDDISEM
- the LOC131431581 gene encoding uncharacterized protein LOC131431581 isoform X1, translating into MDAQDQFFIPDAVRNVLIQYGITENDAPAIIQFISTGTGRNESQQPQYSILKETSEYICADSEKAIETATSRSSPLKEVQLEMIDSWTRVHKLDSSIDHNASKEFQSGSVALVSANKANYGSLSSRNSQRFDDPSVMQASRSWSYSQTPATPKINCFVGACTRCFNVATTYIEHLKNEHRIPNNYRITCTYNSCDLVFLKFYSFKRHVFNHKFIDHSPICCEKSFINADVNHYLTCHSNESMKNTNEHDVNSSHLADETVPSIILNFLLNLHKRNNLTRSDVKSIVANVQEIHTNIANCLRKLPILFENDESALELQNFIEKLVHSFDSIDSDYKFISYLEMNNLYKPPIIHQLKTDEMKTHYTAITDIEFQLKTYFESYNVFNKTVQYMCELEKSGRISNFVNGSTWKRVKMKYPHDTVLPLSFYTDEFEINDNLSSHNKRDVVCGMYYTCLTTPIEYSSKLSNIFVAGVMKKVTISKLGVNALIASIVDKFKRIEENGVEITTEGQTRMVKFVLVLVQGDNLGIHTMLMFSNSFNANFYCRFCKRHRDLMEHDCDEYIVELRTIENYEEDVKINDLKCTGIKGESEFNKLPSFHVILNQTVDAMHDYFSNGILKYGFTNVLNYIVFSKSFLTISQLNASRRAISKHAIEESLARMPDFDYVYDSVNKKKTIRFRTTASEMRTFCYYFTFIVGPFVPFGDPVWEYAKLLVVLVELVLAPSFSLSDIEKLKACVHKHNLLYQEIFGEVLKPKHHFSVHYASVILKSGPISKMMTFRQEAKHKIFKQYAHVTSSRKNICYTICVKACLQFSHDAYNNNFFKSDFETSFEHIIFKNRSYFKNLVMSNCINIDSDNIFSTYSCKIYGTRYRNGLYLTTTLNCVTELLEIVEILKITDNIYIVCQLWECGQFDEHFLAFEVIRRIELFKVLPLKDFDGSPITVHSIKNKVYYRKKYNYVDDISEM
- the LOC131431581 gene encoding uncharacterized protein LOC131431581 isoform X4 — protein: MDAQDQFFIPDAVRNVLIQYGITENDAPAIIQFISTGTGRNESQQPQYSILKETSEYICADSEKAIETATSRSSPLKEVQLEMIDSWTRVHKLDSSIDHNASKEFQSGSVALVSANKANYGSLSSRNSQIDIDFQLMRLGDSDGMTKWSKVINSIHGYIEQKITSDFFYELRECLRDTNLNEDARFCALIQLLNCVLHPHKVTGNYKPTVVTALEESILFAASDKDANIKLYAVYKRYQDFGLPVSPKLIFFGKNCKNLTEIR